The Hymenobacter sp. DG01 genome has a segment encoding these proteins:
- a CDS encoding ATP/GTP-binding protein, translating into MMPDIIGLSDQYPDLLDTTYINLARKLTIRLKSEPPAAAQPVIQALGEAMGGTIKAENGRFYLQPSEGEAFEIGLVAEGFRKLGTLAYLLGNGTLTKETTLYWDEPEANLNPALLRKLAELLVQLAAQGFQIILATHSLFLLKEFHILSRQHPAGQVRYFGLNERPGKGVEVTATNDLEQLPDIAALDAELDLADRFQEVLDQEDADDN; encoded by the coding sequence ATGATGCCCGATATAATTGGGCTGAGTGACCAGTATCCTGATTTACTAGATACCACCTACATCAATCTTGCCCGCAAGCTCACCATCCGCCTAAAATCCGAGCCACCCGCCGCCGCGCAGCCGGTGATACAGGCGCTCGGCGAAGCTATGGGCGGTACCATCAAGGCAGAAAACGGCCGCTTCTACCTGCAGCCATCGGAAGGGGAAGCCTTTGAAATAGGTTTGGTGGCAGAAGGATTCCGCAAGCTGGGCACTCTGGCCTACCTGCTCGGCAACGGCACCCTCACCAAGGAAACCACACTGTATTGGGACGAGCCTGAAGCCAACCTAAACCCCGCGCTGCTGCGGAAGCTGGCGGAGCTGCTGGTGCAGCTGGCCGCCCAGGGCTTTCAGATTATCCTGGCTACCCACAGTCTGTTTCTGCTCAAGGAGTTTCACATTCTGTCCCGGCAGCACCCGGCGGGCCAGGTACGCTACTTCGGCCTGAATGAGCGGCCCGGCAAAGGCGTGGAGGTAACCGCAACCAACGACCTGGAGCAGCTGCCCGACATTGCCGCCCTGGATGCGGAGCTGGATCTGGCGGATCGTTTTCAGGAAGTCTTAGACCAGGAGGATGCCGACGATAACTGA
- a CDS encoding ferredoxin reductase: MSRLEWQLATVEAVVPETPRVKTFVLRLPAWQPHRAGQHYTLRLTAPDGYQALRSYSIASPPEQTGQIALTVELIEEGEVSGYLFEGVQAGDQLEVRGPIGGYFVWEATPQAGPLLLVAGGSGVVPLMAMLRHRQQAGLRNPTVLLYSIRTPDDVIYGPELQAMAAADALFTLLPTFTRQAPEGWIGYRRRPDADMLTEVLSRFPTPPECFICGPNGLVEAAATGLAAQGVPPEHIRTERFGPSGV; the protein is encoded by the coding sequence ATGAGCCGCCTGGAATGGCAGCTGGCCACCGTGGAGGCCGTAGTGCCGGAAACGCCCCGCGTCAAAACGTTTGTATTGCGCCTACCCGCCTGGCAGCCCCACCGCGCCGGCCAGCACTATACCCTGCGCCTCACCGCCCCCGACGGCTACCAGGCCCTGCGCAGCTACTCCATTGCCTCCCCACCCGAGCAAACCGGCCAGATTGCCCTTACCGTGGAGCTGATAGAGGAAGGTGAAGTATCGGGCTACCTCTTTGAGGGCGTGCAAGCCGGCGACCAGCTGGAAGTGCGCGGTCCTATTGGTGGGTATTTCGTGTGGGAAGCTACGCCCCAGGCCGGGCCCCTGCTGCTAGTAGCCGGCGGCTCGGGAGTGGTGCCCCTGATGGCCATGCTGCGCCACCGCCAGCAAGCGGGCCTGCGCAACCCCACCGTACTGCTGTACAGCATCCGGACACCCGACGACGTGATTTATGGGCCCGAGCTGCAGGCCATGGCCGCCGCTGATGCCTTGTTTACCTTGCTGCCCACATTCACCCGCCAGGCCCCGGAGGGCTGGATCGGCTACCGGCGGCGCCCCGATGCGGACATGCTAACCGAAGTGTTGAGCCGGTTTCCTACCCCGCCCGAGTGCTTTATCTGCGGGCCAAACGGGCTGGTAGAAGCCGCTGCCACTGGCCTGGCTGCCCAGGGCGTGCCCCCGGAACACATCCGGACCGAGCGGTTCGGCCCCAGCGGCGTGTAG
- a CDS encoding DUF885 domain-containing protein, with protein MTNSYPSRLVLAAAVAGLAALGACNSGSKPTSGTPETVDADFDRYKQRFIDSLWYYNPEWASSAGYHRYDSLLVIPNAGRRQTEAAALARRRQEMEIFKVEDLSVNNQTDYRLLQNYLESARFYADTLRDWQWNPANYNLGSSVAEILNGRYHPLDRRLRAISSKISRAADYYEAAKQNIQTPTREHTNLAILQNQGGLAVFGQALQDSVAKSGLTAQEKKDLQSRIATTRLVMEGYVRFLQQEVLPASKFRSFRIGKPLFDRKFALDIQSTYSADQVYQKAQQHRQELLRDMGKRAARLWPKYFPGQTAPTDSVALIKQVIGKLSEKHATPAGFVQAVKDQMPTLVKWVDDHKLLTQDPTKPLVVRETPLYMRGSGAGASISAPGPYDKAANTYYNVEPLDGQTAAQAESYLREYNQYTLQILNIHEAIPGHYTQLVYANRSPSLVKSIFGNGAMIEGWAVYTERMMLESGYGGNTDEIWLMWDKWNMRVTLNAILDHDVQAGTITETQAVALLQRDGFQEEAEARNKWRRATLSQVQLNSYFTGSTEIYDLRQELKKQQGSKFDLKSFHEQFLSYGSAPVKYIRQMMLKSS; from the coding sequence ATGACGAACTCCTACCCCTCCCGGCTGGTGCTGGCGGCGGCTGTGGCGGGCCTGGCGGCCCTCGGCGCCTGCAACTCCGGCTCCAAGCCCACCTCTGGCACCCCCGAAACCGTTGATGCCGACTTTGACCGGTATAAGCAGCGCTTCATTGACTCCTTGTGGTACTATAACCCCGAATGGGCCTCCTCGGCCGGCTACCACCGCTACGATTCCCTGCTGGTAATTCCTAACGCCGGCCGCCGCCAGACGGAGGCCGCCGCCCTGGCGCGCCGTCGCCAGGAAATGGAAATCTTCAAGGTTGAGGATCTGTCGGTAAACAACCAGACCGACTACCGCCTGCTGCAGAACTACCTGGAATCGGCCCGCTTCTACGCCGATACTCTGCGCGACTGGCAATGGAACCCGGCTAACTACAATCTGGGCTCCTCGGTGGCCGAAATCCTGAACGGCCGCTACCACCCCCTCGACCGCCGCCTGCGCGCCATCAGCAGCAAAATCAGCCGCGCCGCCGACTACTACGAGGCCGCTAAGCAGAACATCCAGACGCCCACCCGCGAGCATACCAACCTGGCCATTCTGCAAAACCAGGGCGGGTTGGCCGTGTTCGGTCAGGCCCTGCAGGATTCGGTGGCGAAGTCGGGGCTGACGGCCCAGGAGAAGAAGGACCTGCAGAGCCGCATTGCTACCACCCGCCTCGTGATGGAAGGCTACGTGCGCTTTCTGCAGCAGGAGGTGCTGCCGGCCAGCAAGTTCCGGAGCTTCCGCATCGGCAAGCCCCTGTTTGACCGCAAGTTCGCCCTGGATATTCAGTCCACCTACTCCGCCGACCAGGTGTACCAAAAGGCCCAGCAGCACCGCCAGGAGCTGCTCCGCGACATGGGCAAGCGCGCCGCCCGCCTCTGGCCCAAGTACTTCCCTGGCCAGACCGCGCCCACCGATTCCGTAGCCCTGATCAAGCAGGTTATCGGTAAGCTCTCCGAGAAGCACGCTACCCCCGCCGGCTTCGTGCAGGCCGTGAAGGACCAGATGCCTACCCTCGTGAAGTGGGTGGATGATCATAAGCTGCTCACCCAGGACCCCACCAAGCCCCTGGTAGTACGCGAAACGCCCCTATACATGCGCGGCAGCGGCGCCGGGGCCAGCATTTCGGCCCCCGGCCCCTACGATAAGGCTGCCAATACCTATTATAACGTGGAGCCTCTGGATGGGCAAACGGCGGCCCAGGCCGAAAGCTACCTGCGCGAGTACAACCAGTACACCCTCCAGATTCTTAACATCCACGAAGCCATTCCGGGCCACTACACCCAACTGGTGTACGCCAACCGTAGCCCCTCGCTGGTGAAGTCCATCTTCGGCAACGGGGCCATGATTGAGGGCTGGGCCGTGTACACCGAGCGCATGATGCTGGAAAGCGGCTACGGCGGCAACACCGACGAAATCTGGCTGATGTGGGATAAGTGGAACATGCGCGTGACCCTGAACGCCATCCTCGACCACGACGTGCAGGCCGGTACCATCACCGAAACCCAGGCCGTGGCCCTGCTCCAGCGCGACGGGTTTCAGGAAGAAGCCGAGGCCCGTAACAAGTGGCGCCGCGCCACCCTGAGCCAGGTGCAGCTCAACAGCTACTTCACCGGCTCCACCGAAATCTATGATTTGCGCCAGGAGCTGAAAAAGCAGCAGGGCAGCAAGTTCGATCTGAAGTCCTTCCACGAGCAGTTCCTGAGCTACGGCAGCGCCCCCGTGAAGTACATCCGCCAGATGATGCTGAAAAGTAGCTAA
- a CDS encoding Ig-like domain-containing protein gives MKITFYKYVRQVRSQGLALLGGLLLLSQAPAQAQQQLVWEENFESTTINPNTWTFDQGDGCAQGVCGWGNSELETYTNRPENARIENGNLVIEARRENYQGKAFTSARLKTLGRVQFKYGTLEARIKVPNLQNGLWPAFWTLGASGTWPASGEIDIMEMGSAAAIQAGLTNRRLGGATHWENNNSHAAYDTHYDSPTDLTTDYHVYRMSWDSQFIRMFIDGHEYYAIDISKAAAADLEEFHQAQYILLNLAVGGQYTGIYDQNAISAPLPGRMLVDYIRLYQSPGDELYLGSNNSIAGDFGIYTENPAITNRLNYGQDANLYLWNNLTNIAGATPFEGQEVLALRANAGTWFGFGVDNQVKNLVAFDKGSLKFQFKTSYAGQFKFGIKSGAGESWVDFPAGATKYGLLRDGQWHEVVIPMSAFGNGDLGSVTQTFMFAGDAASSQADFYFDNIYYSGGVATNPAPTVSLTSPTNEALITTPATLTLTANAADANGSVTKVEFYNGFTLIGTATTAPYSATWANVAPGVYTLTAKATDNEGVVTTSAPVTVFVAAPNNVAPAVSLTSPAASGSFTTPATITLEANATDSDGSVYKVEFYNGTTLLGTDFTSPYTYTWSGVAAGTYSLTARVTDNGKVSTTSAPVSITVKSNVIAGPNFGVYTDNAQISDKLVFGQDANLYIWNNLSNIASPTPFEGPNVLALRAAAGNWFGFGIANDIKNLAAFKDGSLKFQFKTSYTGQFKFGVKTGGVEGWVDFPAGATQYGLLRDGQWHEVVIPLKAFGNLDWATLEQSFMFAGDAPAAQADFFFDHVYYNTQPVVLPPVTYCATAPSGDYSYAVTTTGTSVNFTFHPLGGVAGGNLAILYVNGPGYSMTKNAAGDFTYTLPNQTAGQALNFYFTYQVGAGGPERNSAAAPHSYTVGTVCGSTPAPAAPTVSLTSPTASATFTAPATITLTANAADTDGTITKVEFYQGTTLLGTSTASPYSFTWAGATAGTYSLTAKAFDNAGLSTTSAPVTVTVTGGTTPGGSGDYCGTAPNGDYSWKAVTNGSSVTFTFHPLGATAGGNLAIVYVNGPGYGMTKNPAGDFTYTVPNQTSGTVLSVYFTYQVGPGGLERNTAATPHIYTVGTSCAAAPANVAPTVTLTAPTSATFTAPATLTLTATAADADGSVSKVEFYQGTTLLGSDATAPYSFTWTGVAAGSYSLTAKAFDDKNLSATSTAVAITVIVPDADGDGYPADQDCNDQDASINPGAKDACGIDRNCDGQLDLPAQVAPTIAVQLSSTVYTGGDGKTIYLGYGPQGVVLTAAAPGAATYRWSWNSAMGVGSSTGASIRLSPTKPGSYPFTVVATNAAGCTAEATITITVINVRGIKQADKVLVCHQGETLEISSSAVAAHLNHGDKLGSCAAPAARPAASAAPTATVAASDVSFYPNPGQGRISLEVALAQATRYTLSVYDLKGALMKTIRSGQAQAGERLTLDWDAHEAANGLYLVRLVTEQTVINKRLEIRH, from the coding sequence ATGAAAATAACCTTCTACAAGTATGTCCGCCAGGTTCGTAGCCAGGGCCTGGCCTTGCTCGGCGGACTTTTGCTGCTAAGTCAGGCGCCGGCCCAGGCCCAGCAGCAGCTCGTCTGGGAAGAAAACTTTGAGAGCACCACCATCAACCCCAATACCTGGACCTTTGACCAGGGCGACGGGTGCGCCCAGGGCGTGTGCGGCTGGGGCAACAGCGAGCTGGAAACCTACACCAATCGCCCCGAAAACGCGCGCATCGAGAACGGGAACCTTGTCATTGAGGCCCGGCGCGAAAACTACCAGGGTAAGGCCTTCACCTCGGCCCGCCTGAAAACCCTGGGGCGCGTGCAGTTTAAGTATGGCACCCTGGAAGCCCGCATCAAAGTGCCCAACCTGCAGAACGGGCTGTGGCCGGCTTTCTGGACGCTGGGCGCCAGCGGCACCTGGCCCGCCAGCGGCGAAATCGACATTATGGAAATGGGCTCGGCAGCGGCTATTCAGGCCGGCCTCACCAACCGGCGCCTGGGCGGGGCTACCCACTGGGAAAACAACAACTCCCACGCCGCCTACGACACCCACTACGACAGCCCCACCGACCTGACCACCGACTACCACGTGTACCGCATGAGCTGGGACAGCCAGTTTATCCGGATGTTCATTGACGGGCACGAGTACTACGCCATTGATATTTCCAAGGCCGCAGCGGCTGACCTGGAAGAGTTTCACCAGGCTCAGTACATTCTGCTGAACCTGGCCGTGGGCGGGCAGTACACTGGCATCTACGACCAGAACGCCATTTCAGCGCCCCTACCCGGCCGGATGCTGGTGGACTACATCCGTCTCTACCAAAGCCCCGGCGACGAGCTGTACCTGGGCTCCAACAACAGCATAGCCGGCGACTTTGGCATCTACACCGAAAACCCGGCCATCACCAACCGCCTCAACTACGGGCAGGATGCCAACCTCTACCTCTGGAACAACCTCACCAACATCGCCGGCGCTACCCCCTTCGAGGGGCAGGAAGTGCTGGCCCTGCGCGCCAACGCCGGCACTTGGTTTGGCTTCGGGGTCGATAATCAGGTAAAAAACCTGGTAGCCTTCGATAAGGGCTCCCTGAAATTTCAGTTCAAGACCTCCTACGCCGGACAGTTCAAGTTCGGTATTAAGTCGGGGGCCGGGGAAAGCTGGGTTGATTTCCCCGCCGGCGCGACCAAGTACGGCCTGCTGCGCGACGGGCAGTGGCACGAGGTAGTCATTCCGATGTCGGCGTTTGGGAACGGGGACCTGGGCTCGGTGACGCAAACCTTCATGTTTGCCGGCGACGCGGCCAGCTCCCAGGCCGATTTCTACTTCGACAACATCTACTACAGCGGCGGCGTGGCCACCAACCCCGCTCCCACCGTCAGCCTGACCTCGCCCACCAACGAGGCCCTGATTACCACGCCTGCTACCCTCACCCTCACGGCCAACGCCGCCGACGCTAATGGCTCGGTGACGAAGGTGGAATTTTACAACGGCTTTACCCTCATTGGCACCGCCACCACCGCGCCCTACAGCGCCACCTGGGCTAATGTAGCGCCCGGCGTGTACACCCTCACAGCCAAGGCCACCGACAACGAAGGGGTAGTAACTACCTCGGCCCCGGTAACCGTGTTTGTGGCCGCGCCCAACAACGTAGCCCCCGCCGTGAGCCTGACCTCGCCTGCGGCCAGTGGCAGCTTTACCACGCCCGCTACCATCACGCTGGAAGCCAACGCCACCGACTCCGACGGCAGCGTGTACAAGGTGGAATTCTATAACGGCACGACCCTGCTCGGCACCGATTTCACCAGTCCCTACACCTACACCTGGAGCGGGGTAGCGGCCGGCACCTACTCCCTCACGGCCCGCGTGACAGACAACGGCAAGGTTTCGACGACTTCCGCCCCGGTGAGCATCACGGTGAAAAGCAACGTTATAGCTGGCCCCAACTTCGGAGTATATACCGATAACGCCCAGATTTCTGATAAGCTGGTATTTGGGCAGGATGCCAACCTGTATATCTGGAACAACCTTAGCAACATCGCCTCCCCTACCCCCTTCGAGGGTCCGAACGTGCTGGCCCTGCGCGCGGCGGCGGGTAACTGGTTTGGCTTCGGTATTGCCAACGATATCAAGAACCTGGCGGCTTTTAAGGATGGCTCCCTGAAGTTTCAGTTCAAGACGTCCTACACCGGGCAGTTCAAGTTTGGGGTGAAAACCGGGGGCGTGGAAGGCTGGGTTGATTTCCCGGCCGGCGCCACCCAGTATGGCTTACTGCGCGACGGACAGTGGCACGAGGTGGTCATTCCGCTTAAGGCCTTCGGCAACCTCGACTGGGCTACCCTGGAGCAGTCGTTTATGTTTGCCGGCGACGCCCCCGCTGCGCAGGCCGACTTCTTTTTCGACCATGTGTACTACAACACCCAGCCGGTGGTACTCCCTCCGGTTACCTACTGCGCCACCGCCCCCAGCGGCGACTACAGCTACGCCGTAACCACTACCGGTACCAGCGTAAACTTCACGTTTCATCCCCTGGGTGGGGTAGCGGGCGGTAACCTGGCTATTCTCTACGTGAACGGCCCCGGCTACTCGATGACCAAAAATGCCGCCGGCGACTTCACCTACACCCTGCCCAACCAAACGGCCGGCCAGGCCCTGAACTTCTACTTTACCTACCAGGTGGGGGCCGGCGGACCGGAGCGCAACTCCGCGGCCGCGCCCCACAGCTACACCGTGGGCACTGTATGCGGCAGCACGCCCGCGCCCGCCGCGCCCACCGTCAGCCTGACCTCGCCCACCGCCTCGGCTACCTTCACGGCTCCGGCTACTATTACCCTCACGGCCAACGCGGCTGATACCGACGGGACCATCACGAAAGTAGAGTTCTACCAGGGTACTACCCTGCTGGGCACCAGCACCGCCAGCCCCTACTCGTTTACCTGGGCGGGTGCCACGGCCGGCACTTACTCGCTTACGGCCAAGGCCTTCGACAATGCCGGCCTCTCCACTACCTCGGCCCCGGTGACGGTAACCGTTACGGGCGGCACTACCCCCGGCGGCTCCGGCGACTACTGCGGCACGGCCCCCAACGGCGACTATAGCTGGAAGGCCGTAACGAATGGCAGCAGCGTCACCTTTACCTTCCACCCATTGGGCGCCACGGCGGGCGGCAACCTGGCTATTGTGTACGTGAACGGGCCCGGCTATGGCATGACTAAAAACCCGGCCGGCGACTTTACTTACACGGTGCCCAACCAAACCAGCGGCACTGTCCTGAGCGTGTACTTCACCTACCAGGTTGGCCCCGGCGGTCTGGAGCGCAACACGGCAGCTACCCCCCATATCTACACGGTAGGCACCAGCTGCGCCGCCGCGCCCGCCAACGTAGCGCCTACCGTAACCCTTACCGCGCCCACCTCGGCTACCTTCACGGCCCCGGCTACCCTTACCCTCACAGCCACGGCCGCCGATGCGGATGGCAGCGTTAGCAAAGTGGAGTTCTACCAGGGCACTACCCTGTTGGGCTCCGATGCTACGGCGCCCTACAGCTTCACCTGGACGGGCGTGGCAGCCGGCAGCTACTCGCTCACGGCCAAGGCTTTCGATGACAAAAACCTCTCGGCTACCTCCACCGCTGTGGCTATTACGGTCATCGTGCCGGACGCCGATGGCGACGGCTACCCCGCCGACCAGGACTGCAACGACCAGGATGCCAGCATCAACCCCGGCGCCAAGGACGCCTGTGGCATTGACCGCAACTGCGACGGCCAGCTGGACCTGCCGGCTCAGGTAGCACCTACTATTGCGGTGCAGCTTTCTTCCACAGTGTACACCGGCGGCGACGGCAAGACTATTTACCTGGGCTATGGGCCGCAGGGAGTAGTGCTGACCGCAGCCGCTCCGGGCGCCGCTACCTACCGCTGGAGCTGGAACTCGGCAATGGGAGTTGGCAGCAGCACGGGCGCCAGTATCCGGCTTTCGCCCACCAAGCCCGGCAGCTATCCGTTCACGGTGGTGGCTACCAACGCCGCTGGCTGCACCGCCGAGGCGACCATCACGATTACGGTAATCAATGTCCGCGGCATTAAGCAGGCCGACAAAGTGCTGGTATGCCACCAGGGCGAAACTCTGGAAATCAGCTCCAGCGCCGTAGCGGCTCACCTTAACCACGGCGACAAGCTTGGCAGCTGTGCCGCGCCGGCTGCCCGGCCTGCCGCTTCGGCCGCGCCCACGGCTACCGTGGCTGCTTCCGATGTAAGCTTCTACCCCAACCCGGGCCAGGGCCGCATCAGCCTGGAAGTAGCCCTGGCTCAGGCCACGCGCTACACCCTCAGTGTGTATGATCTGAAAGGTGCGCTGATGAAAACCATCCGTAGTGGGCAGGCCCAGGCCGGGGAGCGGCTGACCCTGGACTGGGATGCCCACGAGGCGGCCAATGGCCTCTACCTGGTGCGGCTCGTCACGGAGCAGACCGTCATCAACAAACGCCTGGAAATCCGACACTAA
- a CDS encoding thioredoxin family protein: MKVIDTNDAGLRTLIHDYPRVLAKFTSENCEVCDLLAPPFERFSMDERFQKTVFLRLDSDENPVARKMMDAKVAPFFAAYCRGRLLECDTLRSEDEVLEMLGKLQTCPEQTASAEA, from the coding sequence ATGAAAGTTATTGACACGAACGACGCCGGCCTGCGCACCCTCATTCACGACTACCCCCGCGTGCTGGCCAAATTCACTTCCGAGAACTGTGAGGTGTGCGACCTGCTGGCTCCGCCCTTCGAGCGGTTTTCCATGGACGAACGGTTCCAGAAAACGGTTTTCCTGCGTCTTGACTCAGATGAAAACCCCGTGGCCCGCAAAATGATGGACGCCAAAGTGGCTCCGTTCTTTGCAGCCTACTGCCGGGGCCGCCTGCTGGAATGCGACACGCTACGCAGCGAAGACGAGGTCTTGGAAATGCTGGGCAAGCTGCAAACCTGCCCCGAGCAGACCGCTTCTGCTGAAGCCTAG
- a CDS encoding sulfite oxidase-like oxidoreductase encodes MQNPFFNRGFQRKRPASQHVLPPGQYETQDFPVLSAGPTPRIGTTKWAFGLDGLVAQPQHWSWAGFNALPQQDFTVDIHCVTQWSKFGTQWRGVSLDTLLALAGPTPEARYVMAHCYGGYTTNLPLADLLGGKAFIGLEYDGKPLAPDHGGPARLVVPHLYFWKSAKWVQRLELLAEDAPGFWERAGYSMYGDPWKEQRYLDDDEDLSAGTR; translated from the coding sequence ATGCAGAACCCCTTCTTCAACCGGGGCTTTCAGCGCAAGCGGCCCGCCAGCCAGCATGTGCTACCCCCCGGCCAGTACGAAACCCAGGATTTTCCGGTGCTCAGTGCCGGGCCCACTCCCCGCATCGGCACCACCAAATGGGCATTCGGGCTGGATGGACTGGTAGCGCAGCCGCAGCACTGGAGCTGGGCCGGGTTTAACGCCCTGCCCCAGCAGGATTTCACGGTGGATATTCACTGCGTAACTCAGTGGTCGAAGTTTGGCACCCAGTGGCGCGGCGTGAGCCTGGATACGCTGCTAGCCCTGGCGGGCCCTACTCCCGAGGCTCGCTATGTAATGGCCCACTGCTACGGGGGCTACACCACCAACCTGCCCCTGGCCGACCTGCTGGGCGGCAAGGCCTTTATTGGGCTGGAGTACGATGGCAAGCCCCTGGCACCCGACCACGGCGGCCCGGCCCGATTGGTAGTGCCTCACCTCTACTTCTGGAAAAGTGCCAAGTGGGTGCAGCGCCTGGAGCTGCTGGCCGAAGACGCGCCTGGATTCTGGGAGCGGGCCGGCTACAGCATGTACGGCGACCCATGGAAGGAGCAGCGCTACCTCGATGATGACGAGGACCTGTCCGCCGGCACCCGATGA
- a CDS encoding YdcF family protein — translation MFFVLSKLLDFVLSPTLWLVGLLVLALILRKSPWGHRLKVAALVLALVLTNGALVNEALLAWEVPPVALQQLGSHDAGVLLTGITKGRKSPHDRVYVEQGADRLLHTLWLYRAGRIRKIIVSGGSGALGGPKTRTEAEELGILLRLAGVPRQDILLETRSRNTRENALNTQSLLARNPEIKSIVLITSAFHERRALGCFRGVGLHPAAFPASYYSMDRQPTLTYWLIPSDDAPRLWGILVHEIAGYLVYQVRGYLA, via the coding sequence ATGTTTTTCGTTCTGTCCAAGCTGCTGGATTTTGTTTTGTCGCCTACGCTGTGGCTGGTGGGGCTGCTGGTGCTGGCCTTGATATTGCGCAAGTCGCCCTGGGGCCACCGGCTGAAAGTGGCCGCCCTGGTGCTGGCCCTGGTGCTCACCAATGGGGCGCTGGTAAACGAGGCCCTGCTGGCTTGGGAGGTGCCCCCAGTAGCCCTGCAGCAACTAGGGAGCCACGATGCCGGGGTGCTGCTGACGGGCATCACCAAGGGCCGCAAGTCGCCCCACGACCGGGTGTACGTGGAGCAGGGCGCCGACCGGCTGCTGCACACGCTATGGCTGTACCGCGCGGGCCGTATCCGGAAGATCATCGTGTCAGGCGGGTCGGGGGCCCTGGGTGGCCCCAAAACCCGCACCGAAGCCGAGGAGCTGGGGATTCTGCTGCGGCTGGCCGGCGTGCCCCGCCAGGATATTCTGCTGGAAACCCGCAGCCGCAACACCCGCGAAAACGCCCTCAACACCCAGAGCCTGCTGGCGCGGAACCCCGAAATAAAGTCCATCGTGCTGATTACCTCCGCTTTTCATGAGCGCCGGGCCTTGGGCTGCTTCCGGGGGGTAGGGCTGCACCCGGCTGCTTTTCCGGCTTCCTACTACTCCATGGACCGGCAGCCTACACTCACCTACTGGCTGATTCCCTCGGATGATGCCCCTCGCCTCTGGGGTATTCTGGTGCACGAAATAGCCGGGTACCTGGTGTACCAGGTACGGGGCTACCTGGCGTAA
- a CDS encoding LLM class flavin-dependent oxidoreductase: MTTTPLANLTLSVLDLAAIRAGYTAADTFRNTVDLARHAEQWGYRRYWLAEHHNMASIASSATSILIGHVAGATSTIRVGSGGIMLPNHAPLVIAEQFGTLASLYPGRIDLGLGRAPGTDQLTAMALRRDQHTAANDFPQNVQELQTYLSAENRGSRVRAVPGEGLDIPIWLLGSSTYSAQLAAMLGLPFAFASHFAPTYLHEALRLYRNNFRPSAQLSESYAMACVNVIAADTDEEAERLATSFYVFALGIIRGTTFPLQPPLDTMDGYWTDYEEAAVRQMMTYVFIGGPETLARKLEAFRAQTQVQELMVVSHIYDPAARLRSYEILAELAGTARPVVPLEVVPNQV, translated from the coding sequence ATGACTACCACGCCGCTTGCCAACCTCACCCTCTCGGTGCTGGATCTGGCCGCCATCCGGGCCGGCTACACCGCCGCCGATACGTTTCGCAACACTGTGGACCTGGCCCGCCACGCCGAGCAGTGGGGCTACCGGCGCTACTGGCTGGCCGAGCACCACAACATGGCCAGCATTGCCTCCTCGGCCACATCCATTCTGATTGGGCACGTAGCCGGAGCTACTTCTACCATCCGGGTTGGCTCGGGGGGCATTATGCTGCCCAACCACGCCCCCCTGGTTATTGCCGAGCAGTTCGGCACGCTGGCCTCGCTCTACCCCGGCCGCATTGACCTGGGCCTGGGCCGCGCCCCCGGCACCGACCAGCTCACGGCCATGGCCCTGCGGCGCGACCAGCATACGGCCGCCAACGACTTCCCCCAGAACGTGCAGGAGCTGCAAACCTATCTTTCGGCCGAAAACCGGGGTAGCCGGGTGCGGGCCGTGCCGGGCGAAGGGCTCGATATTCCCATCTGGCTGCTGGGCTCCAGCACTTACAGTGCTCAGCTGGCGGCTATGCTGGGCCTGCCGTTCGCCTTCGCCAGCCACTTTGCGCCCACGTATCTGCACGAAGCTCTGCGCCTGTACCGCAACAACTTCCGGCCTTCGGCCCAGCTTTCGGAGTCCTATGCTATGGCCTGCGTGAATGTTATTGCGGCCGATACCGATGAGGAAGCCGAGCGCCTGGCTACCTCATTCTATGTGTTTGCCCTGGGCATCATCCGGGGTACTACGTTCCCGCTCCAGCCCCCGCTGGACACCATGGACGGCTACTGGACCGACTACGAGGAGGCCGCCGTGCGCCAGATGATGACCTACGTGTTTATTGGTGGCCCCGAAACCCTGGCCCGCAAGCTGGAAGCCTTCCGGGCGCAAACCCAGGTGCAGGAGCTGATGGTGGTGTCGCACATCTACGACCCTGCCGCCCGCCTGCGCTCCTACGAAATCCTGGCCGAGCTGGCCGGCACCGCCCGGCCGGTTGTGCCGCTAGAAGTAGTGCCCAATCAAGTGTAA